The proteins below come from a single Streptomyces spongiicola genomic window:
- a CDS encoding serine/threonine-protein kinase — translation MAMMRLRREDPRVVGSFRLHRRLGAGGMGVVYLGSDRRGQRVALKVIRPDLAEDQEFRSRFAREVSAARRIRGGCTARLVAADLEADRPWFATQYVPGPSLHDRVAGDGLMSAAETAAVGAALSEGLVAVHEAGVVHRDLKPSNILLSPKGPRIIDFGIAWATGASTLTHVGTAVGSPGFLAPEQVRGAVVTPATDVFSLGATLAYAATGDSPFGHGSSEVMLYRVVHEEPQLQGVPDALAPLLRSCLAKDPEERPSTLQLSMRLKEIAAREAQGLPEVRPPVQRDRTEEELPSGRRTARYTERTTQGRPAGTGTGSSTSRERAPRQQAYRTGGSRPPRSRGGANTGGRPASRPGTRTTSTGRRPANPRLLRQRIFVFVVVTLVVALGITVAQGLRS, via the coding sequence ATGGCGATGATGCGGCTCCGGCGCGAGGATCCGCGTGTCGTCGGCTCGTTCAGGCTGCACCGGCGACTCGGCGCCGGCGGCATGGGAGTCGTGTACCTCGGTTCGGACCGGCGCGGTCAGCGGGTCGCGCTGAAGGTCATCCGGCCGGACCTCGCCGAGGACCAGGAGTTCCGCTCCCGCTTCGCCCGCGAGGTGTCGGCGGCCCGGCGGATCCGGGGCGGCTGCACGGCCCGGCTGGTCGCCGCGGACCTCGAGGCGGACCGGCCCTGGTTCGCCACCCAGTACGTACCCGGACCGTCCCTGCACGACAGGGTGGCGGGGGACGGCCTGATGTCCGCCGCGGAGACGGCCGCCGTCGGGGCGGCGCTCTCCGAGGGCCTCGTGGCCGTGCACGAGGCCGGGGTGGTCCACCGGGACCTGAAGCCGTCGAACATCCTCCTCTCCCCCAAGGGCCCCCGGATCATCGACTTCGGGATCGCCTGGGCCACCGGAGCGAGCACGCTCACCCATGTCGGCACGGCGGTCGGCTCTCCCGGCTTCCTCGCCCCCGAGCAGGTGCGCGGCGCGGTCGTCACCCCCGCCACCGACGTGTTCTCGCTGGGAGCGACGCTGGCGTACGCCGCCACGGGTGACTCCCCCTTCGGGCACGGCAGTTCCGAGGTGATGCTGTACCGGGTGGTCCACGAGGAACCGCAGCTGCAGGGCGTGCCGGACGCGCTGGCACCGCTGCTGCGCTCCTGTCTGGCGAAGGATCCCGAGGAGCGGCCCAGCACCCTCCAGCTCTCCATGCGGCTCAAGGAGATCGCGGCGCGCGAGGCGCAGGGCCTCCCCGAGGTGCGGCCCCCGGTGCAGCGGGACCGGACGGAGGAGGAACTGCCGTCGGGGCGCCGCACGGCGCGGTACACGGAGCGGACCACCCAGGGCAGGCCGGCAGGTACCGGGACGGGGTCCTCCACTTCCCGGGAGCGGGCGCCTCGGCAGCAGGCGTACCGTACGGGCGGCTCGCGGCCGCCCCGGTCCCGGGGCGGCGCGAACACCGGCGGCAGGCCCGCTTCCCGGCCCGGGACGAGGACGACGTCCACCGGGCGCAGGCCGGCCAACCCCCGGCTGCTGCGTCAGCGGATCTTCGTGTTCGTCGTGGTGACGCTCGTCGTGGCGCTGGGCATCACGGTGGCACAGGGCTTGCGAAGCTAG